A genome region from Chryseobacterium sp. G0186 includes the following:
- a CDS encoding acyl carrier protein, producing MDTVNATLKMNHEELFTLLKGFITEVIGAEFVEEMDITPESSFTKDLEMDSIEIVSFSEKIKAHFGDQIDFTGWLSSMDLDQLINLDLSMIINYIYECQ from the coding sequence ATGGACACTGTAAACGCAACATTAAAAATGAACCACGAAGAACTTTTTACTTTATTAAAAGGTTTTATTACTGAAGTGATAGGTGCTGAATTTGTAGAAGAAATGGATATTACTCCTGAAAGTTCATTCACCAAAGATCTTGAAATGGACAGCATTGAAATTGTCTCTTTCTCGGAAAAGATCAAGGCACATTTTGGCGATCAGATCGATTTTACAGGTTGGTTATCTTCTATGGACCTTGACCAGCTGATTAATCTGGACCTTAGTATGATCATCAATTACATCTACGAATGCCAATAA
- a CDS encoding alpha/beta fold hydrolase, giving the protein MPIITFNNKQVHIQELNKGAEQTVVLIHGMFSNLSIYYFNIAPVLAKHFHVVMYDLKSHGMSERFLDGYDLENMSSDLIGLIDHLQLEKVHLVGYSFGGLIALKTALEYPERVNQLVVMEAPDPQDEKARNIIDEYSKEFLEHYVANFTDTTKVQMGKRQMEKNHRMYEFLFNQTSIKADMIREKHFLEEARFNELKASTLLLYGADSNCRPTGEWLQSQISESELELISGDHNIPIQEPQLIAETIAHFLSKILTKNHG; this is encoded by the coding sequence ATGCCAATAATCACTTTCAATAACAAACAAGTTCATATACAGGAACTCAACAAAGGTGCAGAACAAACCGTGGTACTGATCCACGGGATGTTCAGTAACCTGTCCATTTATTATTTTAATATTGCCCCTGTTTTGGCAAAACATTTCCATGTGGTGATGTACGATCTGAAAAGTCACGGGATGAGTGAACGCTTTCTGGATGGATACGACCTTGAAAACATGTCATCCGATCTGATAGGTTTAATAGATCATCTTCAACTGGAAAAAGTACACCTGGTTGGCTATAGCTTCGGAGGCCTTATTGCATTAAAAACAGCATTAGAATATCCTGAGCGTGTCAATCAACTGGTGGTGATGGAAGCACCGGATCCTCAGGACGAAAAAGCCCGAAACATCATTGATGAATACAGTAAGGAATTCCTTGAGCATTATGTAGCCAATTTTACAGATACCACCAAAGTCCAGATGGGTAAAAGACAAATGGAAAAGAACCATCGTATGTATGAATTTCTGTTTAACCAAACCAGCATCAAAGCAGATATGATCAGGGAAAAACATTTTCTTGAAGAAGCCCGTTTCAATGAGTTGAAAGCTTCCACCTTATTGCTTTATGGTGCTGATTCCAATTGCAGACCTACAGGTGAATGGCTGCAATCTCAGATCAGTGAATCCGAACTTGAATTAATTTCCGGCGATCACAATATTCCTATTCAGGAGCCTCAGCTGATCGCAGAGACCATCGCTCATTTTTTATCTAAAATCTTAACTAAGAACCATGGCTAA
- a CDS encoding glycosyltransferase, with translation MAKFAFIVPPLTGHVNPTLSIGATLLERGHEVAWISLDPTLEAKLPEGGKLLLIQYDQTDEEKKESEQYLDIISKKVVYGIDSVKFLYEEVLIPLNRHCYKGIVALLKTYQPDLIIGDHQLFAAPVAAKTLGIPYATSVTAPAAIKIMNELPKVHEWEVNQIIDLQKELGVNEERSLATSDLLTLVLTSNYFFGEMEDLPSHYQFTGPVLTERRISCEFDWERLKNATNKKILVSIGTTFDHDHKKAFFQKVVDAFKEEDLTVVVVSDPQLFEQWPENFMVYQQVPQLDLLPHLDGVVCHGGHNTVSETLSHGIPLVVIPIAYDQSHVAGRVVRTEAGERLNFNRFKGNHLREAVQKILNNPSYREAAQKVGQSFVEAGGSATAANLLEQAISKASKPEKPSKFLFVVPPFFGHVSPTLSVGASLIARGHEVKWFGITPLDNKHIPEGGSYFYPEEDLIPYQEEIARILKRQDDGPACSGPEVMKLALEETYVPFAKMMMPGLTRLTESWMPDVIVNDCITFGGALFAHKHHIPCVTTTPVPPDVMGDTEKSAPKIWEWQQNLIKDLQKEVGIHEEGIYIHSHKLNMVFTSQAFAGFETVPSHMKFVGPVKGRPNDAPFDWDKLNASTTPKIFVSLGTLLVDIRKAFFEKIIAAFADQPVTVIAATPPEIFEEWPSNFIVSSFVPQSAVMQQMDMVICHGGFNTVNDTFRNGLPMLITPIAYDHFHIAKLIEQAGCGISIRYKRLRVETLRETVFELLENPKYRAAAQEVQNTFTLAGGNDKAVELLENFVQEHSTLASV, from the coding sequence ATGGCTAAATTTGCATTTATAGTTCCACCATTGACAGGACATGTCAATCCTACCCTAAGCATCGGTGCTACTCTGTTGGAAAGAGGACATGAAGTAGCATGGATCAGCCTTGACCCAACGTTAGAGGCCAAACTTCCCGAGGGAGGAAAATTATTGCTGATCCAATATGATCAGACCGACGAAGAAAAGAAAGAAAGTGAACAATATCTTGATATTATTTCCAAAAAAGTAGTGTACGGAATCGACAGCGTTAAGTTCCTTTATGAAGAGGTACTTATCCCGTTAAACAGACATTGCTATAAAGGAATTGTTGCTTTGTTAAAGACATACCAACCTGATTTGATTATCGGTGATCATCAGTTATTTGCCGCTCCTGTTGCTGCAAAAACGTTGGGAATCCCTTATGCTACCTCCGTTACCGCTCCGGCTGCCATTAAAATCATGAATGAGCTGCCTAAAGTACACGAATGGGAAGTGAATCAAATCATCGATTTACAGAAAGAACTTGGCGTGAATGAAGAACGCTCTCTGGCAACTTCAGACCTGTTAACCCTGGTTTTAACTTCCAACTATTTCTTTGGTGAAATGGAAGATTTACCATCCCATTATCAATTTACAGGCCCTGTTCTTACAGAGCGCCGTATCTCCTGTGAATTTGACTGGGAAAGGTTAAAAAACGCTACCAATAAAAAGATTCTCGTAAGCATCGGAACGACTTTCGATCACGATCATAAAAAAGCATTCTTCCAAAAGGTTGTTGATGCCTTTAAAGAGGAAGACCTAACCGTTGTAGTGGTTTCAGACCCGCAACTTTTCGAGCAATGGCCGGAGAATTTCATGGTGTATCAACAGGTTCCTCAGTTGGATCTGTTACCTCATCTTGATGGGGTGGTTTGCCACGGAGGCCACAATACCGTTTCCGAAACATTATCCCATGGTATTCCTTTGGTCGTTATTCCTATTGCGTATGACCAGTCGCACGTTGCAGGGCGTGTTGTCCGTACAGAAGCCGGTGAACGTCTGAACTTCAACCGATTTAAAGGAAATCACCTGAGAGAAGCTGTACAAAAGATTTTAAATAATCCCAGCTACCGCGAAGCTGCCCAAAAAGTGGGACAGTCTTTTGTAGAAGCAGGAGGTTCAGCTACTGCAGCCAATTTATTGGAACAGGCTATTTCAAAGGCTTCAAAACCTGAAAAACCTTCTAAGTTTTTATTTGTCGTTCCTCCATTTTTCGGACATGTAAGCCCTACATTAAGTGTTGGAGCCAGTTTAATTGCCCGTGGCCATGAAGTAAAATGGTTCGGAATTACGCCATTAGACAACAAACATATTCCGGAAGGAGGTTCTTATTTCTATCCTGAAGAAGATCTTATTCCCTATCAGGAGGAAATTGCCCGTATTCTGAAGAGACAGGATGATGGACCGGCTTGTTCCGGACCTGAAGTGATGAAACTGGCACTGGAAGAAACATATGTTCCTTTTGCTAAAATGATGATGCCGGGATTAACCAGACTGACTGAAAGCTGGATGCCCGATGTTATCGTAAACGACTGTATCACTTTTGGAGGTGCCTTATTTGCCCACAAACATCATATTCCTTGTGTAACCACTACTCCCGTTCCACCGGATGTAATGGGAGATACAGAGAAAAGTGCCCCAAAAATCTGGGAATGGCAGCAAAATCTGATTAAAGACTTGCAGAAAGAAGTAGGCATCCATGAAGAAGGTATTTATATCCACTCTCATAAACTGAATATGGTGTTCACTTCACAGGCCTTTGCAGGCTTTGAAACCGTTCCTTCCCATATGAAATTTGTAGGTCCGGTAAAAGGACGTCCCAATGATGCCCCATTTGACTGGGATAAATTAAATGCCTCCACTACCCCAAAGATCTTTGTATCACTAGGAACCTTATTGGTAGATATCAGAAAGGCTTTCTTTGAAAAAATCATTGCAGCATTTGCTGATCAACCAGTTACCGTTATTGCCGCTACCCCACCCGAAATTTTTGAAGAATGGCCATCCAACTTCATTGTGAGCAGTTTTGTACCACAATCTGCAGTGATGCAACAAATGGATATGGTGATTTGCCACGGTGGTTTCAATACCGTGAATGACACGTTCCGTAATGGATTACCCATGTTGATTACGCCTATTGCCTATGATCATTTTCATATTGCAAAATTGATTGAACAGGCAGGCTGCGGAATCAGTATCCGATACAAAAGACTACGCGTAGAAACCCTTCGTGAAACCGTTTTTGAATTATTGGAAAATCCTAAATACAGAGCCGCAGCTCAGGAAGTTCAAAATACATTCACCCTTGCCGGTGGTAATGATAAAGCTGTAGAGCTTTTAGAAAACTTTGTACAGGAACATTCAACATTAGCTTCCGTATAG
- a CDS encoding condensation domain-containing protein, whose amino-acid sequence MKRRLLFGERMLLGDGTEPFNAVIPFRLRGTFALKDIQQALTQIQNKHPWLRALITHDEKEIPWFDVQEKPLSIPIRIVVRRGEDQWQEESRREWHTLFDYQKHPLLRFVWIKGEEVSDMLFAFHHCLCDGGSAMTFLQEFLKVLDNPASDIGVEKPILGIQDVVPPTILNSRRQKLKARFIGRLAATAIKFIPVGKKAVERQDDYLISWKIDETVSQQLISYCRSNGATVNTFLGAALLQAFRKVKGTAAFNKISCPVDIRRFATQIKNDHIFAFGLMIVISSNEKMSFLENLHSMQESVERKTSKLNPYITMMVMESGHDALTNFTKLLKNGKSSNDCMFSNLGRIQIPHEYKEFTVDTIFSPSVIGPLGNTTTLVVSTYRGKMDFSFVGSEGYLPYTEALAIRDEVMQIIKLQLEYIAVS is encoded by the coding sequence ATGAAAAGAAGATTGTTATTTGGAGAAAGAATGTTATTGGGTGATGGCACAGAACCATTCAATGCTGTTATCCCATTCCGACTGAGAGGTACCTTTGCATTAAAGGATATCCAACAGGCTTTGACTCAAATTCAGAACAAGCATCCCTGGTTAAGAGCACTCATCACCCATGATGAGAAAGAGATCCCTTGGTTCGATGTTCAGGAAAAGCCTCTTTCCATCCCGATCCGCATTGTGGTTCGAAGAGGAGAGGATCAATGGCAGGAAGAATCCCGAAGAGAGTGGCATACCCTGTTTGATTACCAAAAACATCCTCTTCTCCGATTCGTCTGGATCAAAGGAGAAGAAGTTTCAGATATGCTTTTTGCATTCCACCATTGTTTATGCGATGGTGGTTCTGCAATGACTTTCCTACAGGAATTTTTAAAGGTACTGGATAATCCAGCCTCAGATATTGGTGTAGAAAAGCCTATACTGGGAATTCAGGATGTTGTGCCTCCTACTATTTTAAACAGCCGCAGACAAAAACTGAAAGCAAGGTTTATTGGCCGATTGGCGGCAACAGCCATCAAGTTTATTCCTGTGGGCAAAAAAGCAGTGGAACGGCAGGATGATTATCTGATCAGTTGGAAAATTGATGAAACGGTAAGCCAGCAGCTGATCTCTTATTGCAGGTCCAACGGAGCTACGGTAAACACTTTCCTGGGGGCAGCATTGCTTCAGGCATTCAGAAAGGTAAAAGGTACAGCAGCCTTTAATAAGATTTCCTGTCCGGTAGACATCAGACGTTTTGCTACACAGATCAAAAACGACCATATTTTTGCTTTCGGATTGATGATTGTGATTTCATCCAACGAGAAGATGAGTTTCCTGGAAAACTTACATTCTATGCAGGAATCTGTGGAACGTAAAACATCCAAACTGAATCCTTATATCACCATGATGGTCATGGAATCCGGACATGATGCCCTGACTAATTTCACAAAGCTGCTAAAGAACGGAAAATCATCCAACGACTGTATGTTTTCCAATCTGGGACGCATTCAGATTCCTCATGAGTACAAGGAATTTACGGTAGATACTATTTTCAGTCCGTCAGTTATTGGTCCATTGGGTAATACAACGACTCTGGTGGTTTCTACCTACCGTGGAAAAATGGATTTTTCCTTTGTGGGAAGTGAGGGATATTTACCCTATACTGAAGCATTGGCCATCCGTGATGAAGTGATGCAGATTATTAAATTACAACTGGAATATATAGCGGTATCATGA
- a CDS encoding condensation domain-containing protein, which yields MIKRKLMMVERIMYVDPQTAVNCVFTAKIKGELQEENFRIALKKIQQKHPLLRAVIDTKSEKYPFFIEEKEIAPIPLRIVERKTDQDWLLESQKEWRSLFEDEKQPLARVVWVRGKNVSEIFWAIPHCISDGTAGVTLMQELLSILDNPSLELQPYQAFSSVNDFLPSNFNIKSKKYKANLYLLFARFFFLLQRKSKKRNLGQDYVLHRKLDSATTSQITDKCKANGVSVHALLCAAFMQAFQEIKGAEAKGKVISPVDVRHFIPEIKQDHLFAFAPTVDLSMKKGSSDLLNNARQIKNDLVQKIGKMEARELLWMGEQMHPIVDRMISMLKSSNGGHDITLSNMGRINIPNDYKNFSVESIISPTVAFPWLNSNTLVTSTYNHQMDFIFLSNEDFLPKTEAAKIKDKAIELLTTSA from the coding sequence ATGATCAAAAGAAAACTAATGATGGTAGAAAGGATCATGTATGTTGATCCTCAAACTGCTGTAAATTGTGTATTTACGGCAAAGATCAAAGGAGAACTTCAGGAGGAGAACTTCAGGATTGCCCTGAAAAAGATCCAGCAAAAACACCCTTTGCTAAGAGCGGTTATTGACACCAAAAGTGAAAAATATCCCTTTTTTATAGAAGAAAAAGAAATCGCTCCTATCCCACTCCGCATTGTGGAAAGAAAAACAGATCAGGACTGGCTTCTGGAATCTCAAAAAGAATGGAGATCCCTGTTTGAAGATGAAAAGCAACCTCTTGCCCGGGTAGTTTGGGTTAGGGGAAAAAACGTTTCCGAAATCTTTTGGGCAATACCTCACTGCATCTCCGACGGAACAGCCGGAGTTACGCTGATGCAGGAACTTCTCTCTATTTTGGACAATCCCTCTTTGGAGTTACAGCCTTATCAGGCATTCTCTTCAGTGAATGATTTTCTCCCATCGAATTTCAATATAAAAAGCAAGAAATATAAAGCAAATCTTTATCTCCTGTTTGCCCGCTTCTTCTTTCTTCTGCAACGAAAAAGTAAAAAGAGAAATCTGGGACAAGACTATGTTCTTCATCGAAAACTGGATTCTGCAACGACTTCCCAAATCACCGATAAATGTAAGGCCAACGGAGTTTCTGTACACGCTTTACTTTGTGCCGCCTTTATGCAGGCATTTCAGGAGATAAAAGGAGCCGAGGCCAAGGGTAAAGTCATCAGTCCGGTGGATGTTCGTCATTTTATTCCGGAGATTAAGCAGGATCATTTATTTGCTTTTGCCCCAACGGTAGATCTTTCCATGAAAAAAGGAAGTTCTGACCTGCTGAACAATGCCCGACAGATTAAAAACGATCTTGTTCAGAAAATAGGAAAGATGGAAGCCAGAGAGCTTCTGTGGATGGGTGAACAGATGCATCCCATTGTAGACCGCATGATCTCTATGCTGAAATCCAGTAATGGCGGACATGATATCACCCTGTCCAATATGGGTAGAATCAATATCCCGAATGATTACAAAAACTTCAGCGTTGAAAGCATCATCAGCCCCACGGTAGCTTTCCCATGGCTGAACTCGAATACCCTGGTGACCTCAACCTATAATCACCAAATGGATTTTATATTTTTGTCCAACGAAGATTTTCTTCCCAAAACGGAAGCTGCTAAAATTAAAGATAAAGCCATCGAGCTATTGACCACCTCAGCATGA
- a CDS encoding Fic family protein has protein sequence MKPPYTITDKIIMLIASISEKIGEINASHLYKPVAELRKKNRIKTIQASLEIEGNTLTEEQITALLENKRVIAPQKDILEVQNAIKVYEQLNQFHPFHLKDLEKAHSILMNGLIDHAGKLRTTHVGIIKGSKVEHMAPGGAMVKGLMKDLFDYLKKDKDLILIKSCVFHYEFEFIHPFIDGNGRMGRLWQTLILMQQYPVFEYLPIESLIKKKQAEYYSALSESDNKGNSTPFIEFMLNIILNSLEELLNLQSKTLYAEDRIFLFKEKMKRTRFSRKDYMQHFKAISAPTASRDLKWAVEQGILSKFGEQRLTEYYFLKKE, from the coding sequence TTGAAACCTCCTTACACCATAACAGATAAAATAATAATGTTAATTGCTTCTATTTCTGAGAAAATAGGAGAAATTAATGCCTCTCATTTATATAAACCTGTAGCCGAATTAAGAAAAAAGAATAGGATTAAAACCATTCAGGCATCGTTAGAAATAGAAGGGAATACGCTAACAGAAGAACAAATCACCGCCTTATTGGAAAACAAAAGAGTAATTGCTCCTCAAAAAGATATTCTTGAAGTGCAGAATGCCATAAAGGTTTATGAACAACTGAACCAATTTCATCCTTTTCATCTAAAAGATCTTGAAAAAGCCCATTCTATCCTAATGAATGGATTAATTGATCACGCAGGCAAGTTAAGAACAACCCATGTTGGAATTATCAAGGGATCAAAGGTAGAACATATGGCACCGGGAGGAGCTATGGTGAAAGGGCTCATGAAAGATCTCTTTGACTATCTTAAAAAAGACAAAGACCTGATTTTAATTAAAAGTTGTGTCTTCCATTATGAATTTGAATTCATACATCCATTCATTGATGGCAACGGAAGAATGGGAAGATTGTGGCAAACATTAATTCTGATGCAACAATATCCGGTATTTGAATACCTGCCAATAGAATCCCTCATCAAGAAAAAACAAGCTGAATACTATAGTGCATTATCAGAATCTGATAATAAAGGAAATTCTACCCCCTTTATCGAATTTATGCTCAACATTATTCTGAACTCTTTGGAGGAGCTGCTAAATCTTCAAAGTAAAACTCTTTATGCAGAAGACAGAATATTCTTATTTAAAGAAAAAATGAAGCGTACAAGATTTAGTAGAAAGGACTATATGCAGCATTTCAAAGCCATTTCTGCTCCTACAGCAAGCAGGGATTTAAAATGGGCAGTAGAACAGGGAATTTTATCAAAATTCGGAGAGCAAAGATTGACAGAGTATTACTTTCTGAAAAAGGAATGA
- a CDS encoding helix-turn-helix domain-containing protein: MEKLKNLRKQRGYTQDYMSKIISTDVSNYCRKENGEVKIYDEEWEKLAKALDVSVEEIKESRTSELVQNNDNNGATFNDHAGNFQSTNYTYCNIPEYILENQQEYIKLLKEQIESLKQEVKSLTSKK, from the coding sequence ATGGAAAAGCTAAAGAATCTAAGAAAACAGAGAGGTTACACTCAGGACTATATGTCTAAGATTATATCTACAGATGTTTCCAACTACTGTAGAAAGGAAAATGGCGAAGTAAAAATATATGATGAAGAATGGGAAAAGCTAGCTAAAGCTTTGGATGTTTCGGTAGAAGAAATCAAAGAAAGTCGTACATCAGAATTAGTACAAAATAATGATAATAATGGGGCAACTTTTAATGATCATGCAGGTAATTTTCAATCTACAAATTATACCTACTGTAATATTCCAGAGTATATTTTAGAAAATCAACAGGAATATATTAAACTTCTGAAAGAGCAGATAGAATCTCTGAAACAGGAAGTAAAAAGCCTTACATCAAAGAAATAA
- a CDS encoding 1-acyl-sn-glycerol-3-phosphate acyltransferase — MSKFDEIRYFHDHEVNEALGSIARDPMMKALMNFTFPGVDEQVWLEQFKDVHSISDFQHHFVAHTIRQILAKSSEGLTTSGFDLLDKNTPYLFISNHRDIVLDTSLLNLVLLESGHIMTASAIGDNLVKRKFLNVLAKLNRNFLVQRGLSLREQLKSSQNMSEYIDQQLHQENRSVWIAQREGRTKNGNDSTQQGVLKMLAMASGDQSLIDYFKTLKIVPISISYEYDPTDSLKMPQLLAQHRDEEYVKGKNEDFTTMLSGILGQKKRIHIHAGHVINAELDDIAAHIENKNKQLQAIAQVIDDSIIRNYKLWPTKYIAYDLIHNTDTYASHYTEQEKQLFIRRLEMRISSSDAVSKEYFLAMYANPLINKIKAEEN, encoded by the coding sequence ATGTCGAAGTTTGATGAAATTCGGTATTTCCATGATCATGAAGTGAATGAAGCATTAGGAAGTATTGCCCGCGATCCTATGATGAAAGCACTGATGAACTTTACTTTTCCCGGTGTGGACGAGCAGGTTTGGCTGGAGCAGTTTAAAGATGTTCATTCCATCAGTGATTTTCAGCATCATTTTGTGGCTCATACCATCCGTCAGATTCTTGCAAAAAGTTCTGAGGGTTTAACGACTTCAGGTTTTGATCTGCTGGATAAAAATACCCCTTACCTTTTCATTTCGAACCACAGGGATATTGTTCTGGATACTTCACTCCTTAATCTGGTTCTGCTGGAAAGCGGCCATATTATGACAGCTTCGGCGATTGGTGATAATCTTGTAAAGAGAAAATTTTTGAATGTACTGGCTAAGCTGAACCGTAATTTCCTAGTTCAGAGAGGGCTGTCGCTTCGTGAACAGCTTAAAAGCTCCCAGAACATGTCTGAGTATATTGATCAGCAGTTGCATCAGGAAAACCGTTCCGTATGGATTGCCCAACGTGAAGGCCGTACCAAAAACGGTAATGATTCTACCCAACAAGGGGTTTTAAAAATGCTTGCCATGGCATCCGGAGATCAGTCATTGATCGATTATTTTAAAACATTGAAAATCGTTCCCATATCCATTTCTTATGAGTATGACCCTACAGATTCCCTGAAGATGCCGCAACTATTGGCACAGCACAGGGATGAAGAGTACGTTAAGGGTAAAAATGAAGACTTTACCACGATGCTTAGCGGAATATTGGGGCAAAAGAAGAGAATTCATATTCATGCCGGTCATGTCATTAATGCAGAGCTAGATGATATTGCCGCTCATATTGAAAACAAAAACAAGCAACTTCAGGCTATTGCACAGGTGATTGATGACTCCATCATCCGGAATTATAAACTTTGGCCCACGAAATATATAGCCTACGATCTTATTCATAATACCGATACGTATGCTTCCCACTATACTGAACAGGAAAAGCAATTGTTTATCCGAAGACTTGAAATGCGTATTTCCTCTTCTGATGCTGTTTCTAAAGAATATTTCCTGGCAATGTATGCCAATCCTTTGATTAATAAAATAAAAGCAGAAGAAAACTAA